A genomic stretch from Cloacibacterium caeni includes:
- the dprA gene encoding DNA-processing protein DprA: MLHEEHLYSIALRATPLIGDVNFMRLVEITGSAKETWHLSKKLLKEIPGIGSKITKEIGNETYLKFAEKEIDFCEKNNIKINLRHLKELPKLLSNCDDAPAILYQKGSLDESLTPISIVGTRNMTSYGKHFIEEFLEILKNKKVLIVSGLALGTDGCAHTEALKNQLKTAGVLAHGLHLIYPSQHKKLAAEILEQDGALLTEFNSNDKPDREHFLQRNRIVAGFSPVTIVVETAFGGGSMSTVSYANDYNREVFALPGKINDKYSQGCNLLIAQNKARILQNFEEILDELQLGKEKEKIGSLFAAREIKLSKELQPIYDTIASQSQISLDDLSEKLDIPPYKLLPILLDFELKGYIKALSGKQYSII; this comes from the coding sequence ATGTTACATGAAGAACATCTATATTCCATAGCGTTACGCGCTACTCCGCTTATTGGCGATGTAAATTTTATGAGATTGGTAGAAATTACAGGTTCTGCCAAAGAAACTTGGCATCTTTCTAAGAAATTGCTCAAAGAAATTCCGGGAATTGGCTCGAAAATTACGAAAGAAATCGGCAACGAAACTTATTTGAAATTCGCAGAAAAGGAAATTGACTTCTGTGAAAAAAATAACATTAAAATTAATCTTCGCCATTTAAAAGAATTGCCAAAATTACTTTCTAATTGTGATGATGCTCCTGCAATTCTTTACCAAAAAGGAAGTTTAGACGAAAGTTTAACTCCCATTTCCATCGTAGGAACCAGAAACATGACGAGTTATGGCAAACATTTCATTGAAGAATTTTTAGAAATTTTAAAAAATAAAAAAGTCCTCATTGTAAGCGGATTAGCACTCGGAACAGATGGTTGCGCTCATACAGAAGCCTTGAAAAATCAACTGAAAACAGCAGGAGTTTTAGCTCATGGTTTGCATCTTATTTATCCTTCTCAGCATAAAAAATTAGCCGCAGAAATTCTAGAACAAGATGGCGCTTTACTCACCGAATTTAATTCTAATGATAAACCAGACCGCGAACATTTCCTGCAAAGAAACAGAATTGTAGCAGGATTTTCGCCTGTTACCATTGTGGTAGAAACCGCTTTTGGTGGCGGTTCTATGAGTACGGTAAGCTATGCCAATGATTACAACAGAGAAGTTTTTGCCTTGCCAGGAAAAATCAATGATAAGTACAGCCAAGGTTGTAATTTGCTCATTGCACAGAACAAAGCCAGAATTTTACAAAATTTTGAAGAAATATTAGACGAATTGCAATTGGGCAAAGAAAAAGAAAAGATAGGAAGCCTTTTTGCTGCGAGAGAAATTAAACTGAGCAAAGAGTTGCAACCGATTTATGACACGATTGCTTCTCAATCTCAAATTTCGTTAGATGACTTGAGCGAAAAACTAGACATTCCTCCTTATAAATTATTGCCCATTTTGCTTGATTTTGAGTTAAAAGGATACATTAAAGCACTTTCCGGAAAGCAATATTCTATAATTTAA
- a CDS encoding META domain-containing protein, with protein sequence MKTRFFIISLLSISFFMMSFAPQKEVSSLKRKWMLVEFQGFTKEELIQKKAYLDLTHLDKGGGAKMGCNSIFFSVKLKNNHRINFSGVGSTMMYCDGNVKLEENFGKLLPTITKYQVKGHFLTLKNKNGQTMKFVAEDWD encoded by the coding sequence ATGAAAACACGTTTTTTTATAATCAGCTTATTATCAATTTCATTTTTTATGATGAGTTTTGCTCCACAGAAAGAAGTTTCTTCTCTGAAGAGAAAGTGGATGTTGGTTGAATTTCAAGGATTTACCAAGGAAGAACTCATTCAGAAAAAAGCATATTTAGACTTAACTCACCTCGATAAAGGAGGTGGCGCAAAAATGGGCTGCAACAGTATTTTTTTCTCTGTAAAATTGAAAAATAATCACAGAATAAATTTCTCAGGAGTTGGTTCTACCATGATGTATTGTGATGGAAACGTGAAATTAGAAGAAAACTTCGGGAAATTATTACCTACGATAACTAAATATCAAGTAAAAGGACATTTTTTGACTTTGAAAAATAAAAATGGACAAACCATGAAATTTGTTGCCGAAGATTGGGACTGA
- a CDS encoding DUF6122 family protein — MEIAKIITHYFLHLIFPVFIALVFFRENWKKAYFIMLATMLVDVDHLLATPIFQEGRSSIGFHPLHTYPMIFLYFLGVLFLRGNYKIIAIGLLFHMFTDFEDFYFWRWLMKL, encoded by the coding sequence TTGGAAATTGCAAAAATCATAACGCATTATTTTTTACACTTGATATTTCCGGTGTTTATAGCGCTTGTTTTCTTTAGAGAAAATTGGAAAAAGGCTTATTTCATTATGTTAGCCACCATGTTGGTAGATGTGGATCATCTTTTAGCTACGCCAATTTTCCAAGAGGGAAGAAGCAGCATTGGTTTTCATCCTTTGCATACTTATCCTATGATTTTTTTATACTTTTTAGGCGTTTTATTTCTACGAGGAAATTACAAAATCATAGCAATAGGATTGCTATTTCACATGTTTACAGATTTTGAGGATTTTTATTTCTGGAGATGGTTAATGAAATTATAG
- the hflX gene encoding GTPase HflX, which yields MLEKKEHQYEKAVLVGLITQHQDEEKLTEYLDELEFLAYTAGATVEKRFTQKLSQPDSRTFVGSGKAEEIKNFVKENEIGTVIFDDELSPSQLKNLEREMEVKILDRTNLILDIFAQRAQTSYARTQVELAQYQYLLPRLTRMWTHLERQKGGIGMRGPGETEIETDRRIIRDRITLLKEKLKTIDRQMATQRNNRGKVVRVALVGYTNVGKSTLMNALSKSEVFAENKLFATLDTTVRKVVIGNLPFLLTDTVGFIRKLPTQLVESFKSTLDEVREADLLIHVVDISHESFEDHIDSVNQILMEINAHQKPMIMVFNKIDAFAYEKKDEDDLTPATKKNISLEEWKKTWMAKSKYPTVFISALSKENFPEMKKMIYDEVHKIHISRFPYNDFLFEYFDDEEVV from the coding sequence ATGCTCGAAAAAAAAGAACATCAATACGAAAAAGCCGTTTTAGTAGGCTTAATTACACAGCATCAAGACGAAGAAAAACTTACCGAATATCTCGATGAGTTAGAATTTCTTGCCTATACTGCAGGTGCAACTGTAGAAAAACGCTTTACGCAAAAATTATCTCAACCAGATTCTAGAACCTTTGTAGGAAGCGGAAAAGCAGAAGAAATCAAAAATTTTGTAAAAGAAAACGAAATAGGAACCGTTATTTTTGATGACGAACTTTCACCTTCTCAATTGAAAAATTTAGAAAGAGAAATGGAAGTGAAAATCCTCGATAGAACCAATCTTATCCTCGATATTTTTGCACAAAGAGCTCAAACTTCTTACGCAAGAACTCAAGTAGAACTCGCTCAATATCAATACCTTCTTCCGAGATTAACCAGAATGTGGACGCACTTAGAACGTCAAAAAGGAGGAATCGGAATGCGTGGACCTGGTGAAACCGAAATTGAAACTGATAGACGTATTATTCGTGATAGAATTACGCTTCTAAAAGAAAAGCTGAAAACCATTGATAGACAAATGGCGACTCAACGAAATAATCGTGGAAAAGTAGTGAGAGTTGCATTGGTAGGATATACGAACGTAGGAAAATCTACCTTGATGAATGCGCTTTCTAAATCTGAAGTTTTTGCAGAAAATAAATTGTTTGCAACGCTAGATACTACCGTTCGTAAAGTGGTGATTGGAAACTTACCATTTTTATTGACAGATACGGTTGGTTTCATCAGAAAATTGCCGACTCAGTTGGTAGAATCTTTCAAATCTACGCTTGACGAAGTTCGCGAGGCTGATTTGCTGATTCATGTAGTAGATATTTCTCACGAAAGTTTCGAAGACCACATTGATTCTGTGAACCAAATTCTCATGGAAATCAATGCGCATCAGAAACCTATGATTATGGTTTTCAATAAAATAGATGCTTTTGCTTATGAGAAAAAAGACGAAGATGATTTAACTCCAGCTACCAAAAAGAACATTTCTCTGGAAGAATGGAAAAAAACGTGGATGGCAAAATCTAAATATCCTACGGTTTTCATTTCGGCCTTATCTAAAGAGAATTTTCCAGAAATGAAGAAAATGATTTACGATGAGGTTCATAAAATTCATATTTCTAGATTTCCATATAACGATTTCTTGTTTGAATATTTTGATGACGAGGAAGTTGTTTAA
- the gdhA gene encoding NADP-specific glutamate dehydrogenase produces the protein MEQNTIEQKIQEFVAKIEAKNPNEPEFLQAVKEVAVTVIPFIATKEEYRGMKLLERMAEPERVIIFRVPWVDDKGEIQVNRGFRIQMNSAIGPYKGGIRFHPTVNLSVLKFLAFEQVFKNSLTTLPMGGGKGGSDFDPTGKSNNEIMRFCQSFMTEMCKHIGPETDVPAGDIGVGAREIGYLFGQYKRIRNEFTGVLTGKGLAYGGSLIRPEATGYGVVYFGEQMLKTKGEDFKDKIVTVSGFGNVAWGVIKKIEELGGKAVTISGPDGYVYDKDGITGEKIDFLLELRASGNNRAEDYVKKFPTAEFHAGKRPWEVKCDVAIPAATQNELHLEDAKNLVENGCRCVVEAANMPSTLDAINYFLDNKVLFSPGKASNAGGVATSGLEMTQNSIRLNWSSEEVDARLKEIMIGIHNACRKYGKEEDGYVNYVKGANIAGFVKVAEAMLAQGVV, from the coding sequence ATGGAACAAAACACTATCGAACAAAAAATACAAGAGTTCGTTGCGAAAATTGAAGCAAAAAACCCAAATGAGCCAGAATTTTTACAAGCGGTAAAAGAAGTAGCGGTTACAGTTATTCCTTTTATTGCTACCAAAGAAGAGTACAGAGGAATGAAGCTTCTAGAGAGAATGGCAGAACCTGAAAGAGTAATCATTTTCAGAGTTCCTTGGGTAGATGATAAAGGTGAAATTCAGGTAAATAGAGGTTTCAGAATTCAGATGAACTCTGCAATCGGACCATATAAAGGAGGAATCAGATTCCATCCTACAGTAAACTTATCAGTGCTTAAATTTTTAGCATTCGAACAAGTTTTCAAGAACTCATTAACTACTCTACCAATGGGTGGTGGAAAAGGAGGTTCTGACTTTGACCCAACAGGAAAATCAAACAACGAAATTATGCGTTTCTGCCAATCTTTCATGACGGAAATGTGTAAACATATCGGTCCAGAAACAGACGTTCCTGCAGGAGATATCGGAGTAGGTGCTAGAGAAATTGGTTACCTTTTCGGTCAATACAAGAGAATTAGAAATGAATTTACTGGAGTTCTTACTGGTAAAGGTTTAGCATACGGAGGTTCATTAATTAGACCAGAAGCTACAGGTTATGGTGTAGTATATTTTGGTGAACAAATGCTAAAAACTAAAGGTGAAGATTTCAAAGATAAAATCGTAACCGTTTCAGGTTTCGGAAACGTAGCTTGGGGAGTTATCAAAAAAATAGAAGAATTAGGCGGAAAAGCAGTAACTATTTCTGGTCCTGATGGTTATGTTTATGATAAAGACGGTATTACTGGCGAAAAAATAGATTTCTTATTAGAATTAAGAGCTTCTGGAAACAACAGAGCTGAAGATTATGTGAAGAAATTCCCAACTGCAGAATTCCATGCTGGTAAGAGACCTTGGGAAGTAAAATGTGACGTAGCGATTCCTGCTGCTACACAAAACGAACTTCACCTAGAAGATGCTAAAAATTTAGTAGAAAACGGTTGTAGATGTGTAGTAGAAGCGGCAAACATGCCTTCTACATTAGATGCTATCAACTATTTCTTAGATAATAAAGTGCTATTCAGCCCAGGAAAAGCTTCTAACGCTGGTGGTGTAGCAACTTCTGGTCTAGAAATGACGCAAAACTCAATCAGATTAAACTGGAGTTCTGAAGAAGTAGACGCTAGACTGAAAGAAATTATGATTGGTATTCACAATGCTTGTAGAAAATACGGTAAAGAAGAAGATGGATACGTAAACTATGTAAAAGGTGCTAATATTGCAGGTTTCGTAAAAGTAGCTGAAGCAATGCTTGCACAAGGTGTAGTCTAA
- a CDS encoding SemiSWEET family sugar transporter, with protein sequence MNFNPEILGLIAGTLSCITFVPQIFKTWKSKSVKDISVMSFMIVVISTLIWLVYGIWKQLPSVILTNVVVCISAVIMLLLKWKYSEK encoded by the coding sequence ATGAATTTTAACCCAGAAATTCTCGGCTTGATTGCAGGAACATTGTCTTGCATAACCTTCGTTCCGCAAATTTTTAAAACTTGGAAATCAAAATCGGTAAAAGATATTTCTGTAATGTCTTTTATGATTGTGGTAATCAGTACTTTAATTTGGTTAGTTTACGGGATTTGGAAACAACTTCCTTCTGTAATTCTTACCAATGTAGTAGTCTGTATATCAGCAGTTATCATGCTTTTACTCAAGTGGAAATATTCTGAAAAGTAA
- a CDS encoding SemiSWEET family sugar transporter, translating into MNINPEVFGFIAGGISSALFIPQIIKIFKEKSAEEISLLTCIIGIISSVLWLYYGVVKDSISMMVTNSISIAITVFLLILKWKFSKSL; encoded by the coding sequence ATGAATATCAATCCAGAAGTCTTTGGGTTTATAGCTGGTGGAATTTCCTCCGCGCTTTTTATCCCACAAATTATTAAAATTTTCAAGGAAAAATCAGCCGAAGAAATCTCTTTGCTCACTTGTATTATAGGAATAATCAGCAGTGTGCTTTGGTTGTATTATGGTGTGGTAAAAGACAGCATTTCTATGATGGTGACCAACAGTATTTCTATCGCCATCACCGTTTTTTTATTGATTTTAAAATGGAAATTCTCAAAATCTCTATGA
- a CDS encoding DUF5362 family protein has product MENNLHVENGDNLVIDWRSKEFLKETAKWTKFLAILGFVGIGFMVLGSLVMLFAPSSLMSNGDFPFGGKIFMMLLYLAFAVLYYFPISYLYQFSENTKKAIENNDNNAIRDAFEFLKSHYKFMGILTIILLSFYAIIIFIGLIGAGAAAMMN; this is encoded by the coding sequence ATGGAAAACAATTTACATGTAGAGAACGGCGATAATTTAGTAATCGATTGGCGTTCGAAAGAATTTTTAAAAGAAACAGCAAAATGGACTAAGTTTTTAGCCATTTTAGGTTTTGTTGGAATCGGATTCATGGTTTTGGGTTCATTAGTAATGCTTTTTGCTCCGTCATCATTAATGTCTAATGGAGATTTTCCTTTTGGTGGAAAAATATTTATGATGCTTCTTTATTTGGCATTTGCTGTTTTATACTATTTCCCAATTTCTTACTTGTATCAATTTTCAGAAAATACTAAAAAAGCAATTGAAAACAATGACAATAACGCTATTAGAGATGCATTTGAATTTTTAAAATCTCATTATAAATTTATGGGGATTTTAACTATCATTCTGCTTTCTTTTTATGCCATTATTATTTTCATTGGACTTATTGGAGCGGGAGCTGCTGCAATGATGAATTGA
- a CDS encoding YkgJ family cysteine cluster protein: MDLEFYKNQALQKQKEHKKFLENLKKKTPKNLDYVVQEVHDEVFEEIDCLSCANCCKTTGPLYTEKDIERISKHLRMKPADFEAKFLRIDEDNDKVLQNLPCFFLNEDNTCSIYEVRPKACREYPHTDRKKIYQINNLMLKNTVICPAAFTFVEKMISKVGSK, encoded by the coding sequence ATGGATTTAGAATTTTATAAAAATCAAGCTTTACAAAAGCAAAAAGAGCACAAGAAATTTCTGGAAAATCTCAAGAAAAAAACACCGAAAAATTTGGATTATGTAGTGCAGGAAGTACATGATGAGGTTTTCGAGGAAATAGATTGTTTGTCTTGTGCCAATTGTTGCAAAACTACAGGACCATTGTATACCGAAAAAGACATCGAGAGAATTTCGAAACATTTGAGAATGAAACCAGCAGATTTTGAAGCAAAATTTCTGAGAATAGACGAAGATAATGACAAAGTTCTGCAAAATTTACCTTGTTTTTTCCTGAATGAAGATAACACGTGTTCCATCTATGAAGTAAGACCAAAAGCGTGCAGAGAATATCCTCATACGGATAGAAAAAAGATTTATCAAATCAATAATCTCATGCTGAAAAACACGGTGATTTGTCCTGCTGCATTTACTTTTGTGGAAAAAATGATTAGTAAAGTTGGTTCAAAATAA
- a CDS encoding DUF3078 domain-containing protein, translated as MKKLLIFVFGCLSINMYYSQIESKRILDSISAENWKKNIPNLDSLAEINLQKIDVKHKDSIILKTDKITAELGTEIPITPFQLIKTKEEKVWYFYGQNNMVFNQASFSNWNSGGNNNIGILGKINYNLSFKKRKHYLENNFQLGYGIVAASGQTTRKTEDFINIMANYGYDLGKNYYLSSGFQFISQFAPGYNYVKTPSPNFDDRISKFLAPAYINTGIGISYNPNENFQVIFRPINGKFTIVADKHLQKVGFYGLEKDGQSLRKELGAMVNILYRQKIYKDINLVNQLNFFTNYLYHTERVDFSYNGQLNFRVNKLISANVSADLLYDHDQIKRMQFKQTLGIGFSYNLGVENQDKPKVKKVVKPFL; from the coding sequence ATGAAGAAGTTGTTAATTTTTGTGTTTGGTTGTCTATCTATAAATATGTATTACTCCCAAATTGAGAGTAAAAGAATTCTAGATTCCATTAGCGCAGAAAACTGGAAAAAAAACATTCCTAACTTAGATTCTTTGGCAGAAATTAATTTGCAAAAAATAGATGTAAAGCACAAGGATTCCATTATTCTAAAAACCGATAAAATTACTGCGGAACTCGGCACAGAGATTCCTATTACACCGTTTCAATTGATTAAGACCAAAGAAGAAAAAGTTTGGTATTTCTATGGTCAAAACAATATGGTTTTTAACCAAGCAAGTTTTAGCAATTGGAATTCTGGGGGAAATAATAACATTGGGATTTTAGGGAAAATCAACTATAATTTGAGTTTCAAAAAACGAAAGCATTATTTAGAAAATAATTTCCAATTAGGATACGGAATTGTAGCAGCAAGCGGACAAACCACTAGAAAAACAGAAGATTTCATCAATATCATGGCGAATTATGGTTATGATTTAGGGAAGAATTATTACTTGTCTTCAGGTTTTCAGTTTATTTCTCAGTTTGCGCCGGGTTATAATTATGTGAAAACGCCAAGTCCGAATTTTGATGACAGAATTTCTAAATTTTTAGCACCAGCATACATTAATACGGGTATTGGTATTTCGTATAATCCTAATGAAAACTTCCAAGTCATTTTTAGACCGATTAATGGTAAGTTTACCATCGTAGCCGATAAACATTTGCAAAAAGTAGGTTTTTACGGTTTAGAAAAAGATGGTCAAAGTCTCAGAAAAGAGTTAGGAGCCATGGTGAATATTTTGTACAGACAAAAAATTTATAAAGACATTAATTTAGTGAATCAACTGAACTTCTTTACCAATTATTTATATCATACAGAACGAGTGGATTTTTCTTACAACGGTCAATTGAACTTTAGAGTTAATAAATTGATTTCTGCTAATGTAAGTGCAGATTTATTGTACGATCATGATCAAATTAAGAGAATGCAGTTTAAGCAAACTTTAGGTATAGGTTTTTCTTATAATTTAGGCGTAGAAAACCAAGACAAGCCAAAAGTTAAAAAAGTAGTAAAGCCGTTTTTATAA
- a CDS encoding rhomboid family intramembrane serine protease gives MLKNTIHIKALLIPLFMLFAMWLGFFLQHIGFVENCEGSLIPLVPEGLKGVIFSPLLHGNLEHIASNSVPIAALLFLLYQFYPKLANHVFFYGWIVTGLVVWLLPPMNFFGQEATYTCIIGASGIVYMLAFFLFFSGIFRKDKKLLTVSLLVALYYGSLIWGIFPEELFYRLDEPSRISWQAHLSGAVVGLSLALIFRKKHQEKKKKFIWEFPNYYSEKDDKLWQEYIEGHPEHFLEMPQKKKEEIWEHLDEIRKK, from the coding sequence ATGCTAAAAAACACCATCCACATCAAAGCGCTTTTAATTCCTCTCTTCATGCTTTTTGCCATGTGGTTAGGTTTCTTTTTACAACACATCGGTTTTGTAGAAAACTGCGAAGGTTCCCTCATTCCTCTAGTTCCTGAAGGATTAAAAGGCGTAATATTTTCTCCGCTTTTACACGGAAATTTAGAACATATCGCCAGTAATTCTGTGCCGATTGCAGCATTGCTGTTCTTGCTTTATCAGTTTTATCCTAAATTGGCTAATCATGTATTTTTTTACGGATGGATTGTTACGGGACTCGTAGTTTGGTTACTGCCACCTATGAATTTTTTCGGACAAGAAGCTACTTATACCTGCATCATCGGAGCAAGTGGAATTGTATACATGCTTGCATTTTTCTTATTCTTCAGTGGAATTTTCAGAAAAGACAAAAAACTGCTTACCGTTTCTCTTTTAGTCGCCTTGTATTACGGAAGTTTAATCTGGGGAATTTTTCCAGAAGAATTATTCTATCGATTAGACGAACCGAGCCGAATTTCTTGGCAAGCTCACCTTTCTGGAGCGGTAGTTGGCCTTTCTTTGGCGCTAATTTTTAGAAAAAAACATCAAGAAAAAAAGAAAAAATTCATTTGGGAGTTCCCGAATTATTACAGCGAAAAAGACGATAAACTTTGGCAAGAATACATCGAAGGTCATCCTGAACATTTTCTAGAAATGCCACAGAAAAAGAAAGAAGAAATCTGGGAACATTTAGACGAAATCAGAAAAAAGTAA
- a CDS encoding YifB family Mg chelatase-like AAA ATPase produces MLVKIFGSAIHGVSAQTITIEVNVDTGGVGYHLVGLPDNAIKESSYRINAALKNVGYKIPGKKITINMAPADLRKEGSAYDLSIAIGILAASDLIKAENLEKYIIMGELSLDGGLQPIKGVLPIAIKAREEGFKGIILPKQNVREAAIVNNLEVYGIENIKQVIDFFNEDIPLERTEFDTRKEFQEKIDHFPFDFSEVKGQETAKRAMEVAAAGGHNIILIGPPGSGKTMLAKRVPSILPPLTMKEALETTKIHSVAGKMGANNSLMTVRPFRSPHHTISDVALVGGGSYPQPGEISLAHNGVLFLDEMPEFKRTVLEVMRQPLEDREVTISRARFSVNYPASFMLVASMNPSPSGYFPDDPNNTSSQFEMQRYMNKLSGPLLDRIDIHIEVQKVEFEQLSDKRKGESSIAIRERVLKAREMQNVRYQDLDISYNAQIGPKELEKYCELNEDSKNLIKNAMEKLNLSARAYDRILKVSRTIADLEQSEHILSHHISEAIQYRSLDREFWNA; encoded by the coding sequence ATGCTAGTAAAGATTTTCGGGAGCGCTATTCATGGCGTTTCGGCGCAAACCATCACTATAGAAGTTAATGTAGACACAGGCGGAGTAGGCTATCATCTTGTAGGCTTACCAGATAATGCCATTAAAGAAAGCAGCTATAGAATTAATGCCGCACTCAAAAATGTAGGCTACAAAATTCCAGGTAAGAAAATTACCATCAACATGGCTCCTGCAGATTTGCGCAAAGAAGGTTCTGCGTATGATTTAAGCATTGCCATTGGGATTTTGGCAGCTTCAGACTTAATAAAAGCCGAAAATTTAGAAAAATACATCATCATGGGCGAACTTTCCTTAGACGGAGGTTTGCAACCGATAAAAGGCGTTCTACCCATTGCGATAAAAGCCAGAGAAGAAGGTTTCAAAGGCATTATTTTACCAAAACAAAATGTAAGAGAAGCCGCAATTGTCAATAATCTGGAAGTGTACGGCATAGAAAACATTAAACAAGTTATTGATTTCTTTAACGAAGATATTCCACTAGAAAGAACAGAATTTGACACCCGAAAAGAATTTCAAGAAAAAATAGACCATTTTCCTTTTGATTTTTCTGAAGTCAAAGGTCAAGAAACGGCAAAACGTGCGATGGAAGTTGCCGCAGCTGGTGGTCATAACATTATTCTCATCGGTCCTCCTGGAAGTGGAAAAACCATGCTCGCTAAACGCGTTCCAAGTATTTTGCCACCATTAACCATGAAAGAAGCGTTGGAAACTACCAAAATTCATTCTGTGGCAGGAAAAATGGGCGCCAATAATTCTTTGATGACAGTTAGGCCTTTTAGAAGTCCGCATCACACGATTTCTGACGTGGCTCTAGTTGGTGGCGGAAGTTATCCTCAACCTGGCGAAATTTCTTTGGCGCATAATGGCGTTTTGTTTCTGGATGAGATGCCAGAATTTAAAAGAACAGTTCTGGAAGTAATGCGTCAACCTTTGGAAGACCGAGAAGTGACGATTTCCAGAGCGAGATTTTCGGTGAATTATCCTGCAAGTTTTATGTTGGTGGCAAGTATGAATCCATCACCAAGTGGTTATTTCCCTGATGATCCTAATAATACTTCGTCTCAATTTGAAATGCAACGCTACATGAATAAACTTTCTGGGCCTTTATTGGATAGAATTGATATTCACATTGAAGTTCAAAAAGTAGAATTCGAGCAACTTTCAGACAAAAGAAAAGGCGAAAGCAGTATTGCAATTAGAGAGCGTGTTTTGAAAGCCAGAGAAATGCAAAATGTGCGCTACCAAGATTTAGACATCAGTTACAATGCTCAAATCGGGCCTAAAGAATTAGAAAAATACTGCGAACTGAATGAAGATTCTAAGAACCTCATCAAAAACGCAATGGAAAAACTAAATCTTTCGGCGAGAGCTTATGACAGGATTTTGAAGGTTTCTAGAACCATTGCAGATTTAGAACAATCAGAACATATTCTTTCTCATCATATTTCTGAAGCGATACAATACAGAAGTCTGGATAGAGAATTTTGGAATGCTTAA
- a CDS encoding group III truncated hemoglobin, which produces MKDITTTQDIQLLVNTFYESVRESEIGFFFEEIAQVNWEKHLPKMYIFWQALLFADVKFDGNPMGAHFPINEKMAMEKHHFDTWLSLWKSTVDQLFSGEIAESAKSKAENIASLMSYKMEMDTKLRKL; this is translated from the coding sequence ATGAAAGACATTACCACCACTCAAGATATACAACTACTCGTTAATACTTTTTACGAAAGCGTTCGAGAATCAGAAATCGGGTTTTTCTTTGAAGAAATCGCCCAAGTAAACTGGGAAAAACATTTGCCTAAAATGTACATTTTCTGGCAAGCATTGTTATTTGCCGATGTAAAATTTGACGGAAATCCAATGGGTGCTCATTTCCCGATCAATGAAAAAATGGCAATGGAAAAACACCATTTTGACACGTGGTTAAGTCTTTGGAAATCTACTGTAGACCAATTATTCTCTGGCGAAATTGCAGAATCTGCAAAATCTAAAGCTGAAAATATTGCCAGTTTAATGTCCTATAAAATGGAAATGGATACCAAACTGAGAAAACTATAA